One genomic region from Gadus morhua chromosome 9, gadMor3.0, whole genome shotgun sequence encodes:
- the LOC115551027 gene encoding patatin-like phospholipase domain-containing protein 2 isoform X2: protein MSTYQQQNQFTHVEGPNYQTVDKFFEGASKIYGASAGALMAMILTIGTPLEKSCLDLMSMTRDARKHKLGPLHPAFNLQQLVRDSMTATLPADAHLRASGRLCVSLTRVSDGKNVIVSEFDTREELIQAVLCSCFIPFYCGLIPPTYRGVRYVDGAVSDNLPNCHLRNTVTFSAFAGESDVCPRSAFRLHEVRFNNVSIHVNSQNCYRVASSFFPPEPEGMAEICDNGYLDALRFLQDNGLVPSETPLAGLAVGTPCCDLGNPSTQETGPSEGPELSSRKEGHSWLRPQLIENLPLDIKRALCEGCREKHARGSMLSQVRERVHGNMASYLRIPYALPMDSALMLVNRVADWIPELPRGPGWLYGTAGRRHSPAESGEQGDPLTDTPPPRDTSWPSELIALNQSGEEFVCPLTPEATPIPADNNTLSWDIPAELHQLSLTPPPTPPLGPADHQGAGWGSGLGRAVGWFRQMGSEKGSAPRQSDMGGGPPDMGPEDMNE, encoded by the exons AGAAGAGCTGTTTGGACCTCATGTCCATGACCCGGGATGCCAGGAAACATAAACTGGGCCCCTTGCACCCGGCGTTCAACCTGCAGCAGCTGGTGCGTGACTCCATGACGGCGACCCTGCCCGCCGACGCCCACCTGCGTGCCTcggggaggctgtgtgtgtctctgacccGCGTGTCTGACGGGAAGAACGTCATCGTCTCAGAGTTCGACACCAGAGAAGAACTCATCCAG GCGGTGTTATGCAGTTGTTTCATCCCCTTCTACTGCGGGCTCATCCCACCCACGTATCGGGGAGTG CGCTACGTGGACGGAGCCGTCAGCGACAACCTGCCCAACTGTCACCTGAGGAACACCGTCACCTTCTCCGCCTTCGCCGGCGAGAGCGACGTGTGCCCCCGCTCGGCCTTCAGGCTCCACGAGGTGCGCTTCAACAACGTCAGCATCCACGTCAACTCACAGAACTGCTACCGGGTCGCCAGCAGCTTCTTCCCCCCCGAGCCGGAg GGCATGGCTGAGATCTGTGACAATGGATACTTGGACGCCCTGCGCTTCCTTCAAGACAACG GCCTGGTCCCCAGCGAGACTCCTCTGGCTGGTCTGGCAGTCGGCACACCGTGTTGTGATCTGGGGAACCCCTCCACCCAGGAGACCGGTCCCAGTGAGGGGCCAGAGCTGAGCTCCCGTAAGGAGGGCCACTCGTGGCTGAGGCCGCAGCTCATAGAGAACCTGCCTCTGGACATCAAGCGGG CGCTGTGTGAGGGGTGTAGGGAGAAGCATGCCCGTGGCAGCATGTTGTCCCAGGTGAGGGAGCGGGTGCATGGCAACATGGCCTCCTACCTTCGCATCCCCTACGCTCTGCCTATGGACTCGGCCCTCATGCTGGTCAACAG AGTAGCGGACTGGATCCCAGAGCTGCCCCGGGGACCGGGCTGGCTGTATGGAACGGCAGGGCGTCGCCACAGCCCAGCGGAGAGCGGGGAGCAGGGTGACCCCCTCAC ggACACGCCTCCACCCAGGGACACCAGCTGGCCCTCTGAACTGATCGCCCTCAACCAGAGTGGGGAAGAGTTTGTTTGCCCTTTGACCCCGGAGGCCACTCCCATTCCCGCCGATAACAACACCCTCAGCTGGGACATCCCGGCAGAGCTCCACCAGCTCTCCCTGACGCCCCCGCCGACACCCCCCCTCGGCCCGGCAGACCACCagggggctgggtggggctCAGGCCTGGGCCGCGCCGTGGGCTGGTTCCGACAGATGGGGTCTGAGAAGGGGTCGGCCCCCAGGCAGTCAGACATGGGGGGTGGGCCCCCGGACATGGGACCAGAGGATATGAATGAATAA